A window from Triticum aestivum cultivar Chinese Spring chromosome 6D, IWGSC CS RefSeq v2.1, whole genome shotgun sequence encodes these proteins:
- the LOC123141533 gene encoding protein CANDIDATE G-PROTEIN COUPLED RECEPTOR 7, with translation MRTTSMGTSVAVTVAFAVVLFLARATHAEIRTTLIVSDARPLILFEQFGFARGGKAALSIRRSAWNLRPGSRLAGVDPTLMGFVLISGAQFPKINNASQYAAADPGGGSFCVLTSGFAVPMIRLSDVPPGGATSILSIDDPDEYAVVFDNCQEGAEVTMDVRTEMYNVRGGVPDGLRDYLPVGLQPLPNIYTVVSVVYFVFLAVWVWTCLRKRAAAERIHVVMGALLLFKALKMACAAEDTWYVESTGTPHGWDVAFYVFGFFKGVLLFTVIVLIGTGWSFLKPYLQEREKNVLMIVIPLQVIENLVLVVIGETGPTGRDWVVWNHVFLLVDVICCCAVFFPIIWSIRGLREASKTDGKAARNLHKLTLFKRFYIVVVGYLYFTRIIVSAFLAVLNYKYQWGVNVAVEAASFAFYVFVFYNFHPVEKNPYLYVGDDEEESAGGQLEMDERAF, from the exons ATGCGCACCACCTCCATGGGCACCTcggtcgccgtcaccgtcgccttcGCGGTCGTCCTCTTCCTTGCGCGGGCAACCCATGCCGAGATCAGGACAACGCTCATCGTGTCGGACGCGCGGCCCCTGATCCTCTTCGAGCAGTTTGGCTTCGCGCGAGGCGGCAAGGCTGCCCTCTCCATCCGCCGCTCGGCATGGAACCTCCGGCCGGGGTCACGCCTCGCCGGAGTCGACCCCACCCTCATGGGATTCGTCCTCATCTCGGGAGCGCAGTTCCCGAAGATCAACAACGCGTCCCAGTACGCCGCCGCCGACCCAGGAGGCGGCAGCTTCTGCGTACTCACGAGCGGGTTCGCCGTCCCGATGATCCGGCTCAGCGACGTGCCGCCTGGAGGCGCCACCAGCATCCTGAGCATCGACGACCCCGACGAGTACGCGGTGGTGTTCGACAACTGCCAGGAGGGCGCGGAGGTGACCATGGACGTGCGCACCGAGATGTACAACGTGCGGGGCGGCGTCCCCGACGGGCTGAGGGACTACCTCCCCGTGGGGCTCCAGCCGCTGCCCAACATCTACACCGTGGTGTCGGTGGTGTACTTCGTGTTCCTGGCGGTGTGGGTGTGGACGTGCCTGCGGAAgcgcgcggcggcggagcggaTCCACGTGGTGATGGGCGCGCTGCTGCTGTTCAAGGCGCTCAAGATGGCGTGCGCGGCGGAGGACACGTGGTACGTGGAGTCCACGGGCACGCCGCACGGCTGGGACGTCGCCTTCTACGTCTTCGGCTTCTTCAAGGGCGTCCTGCTCTTCACCGTCATCGTGCTCATCGGCACCGGCTGGTCCTTTCTCAAGCCCTACCTCCAG GAGCGGGAGAAGAACGTGCTGATGATAGTGATCCCGCTGCAAGTGATCGAAAACCTGGTGCTGGTGGTGATCGGGGAGACGGGGCCGACGGGGCGGGACTGGGTGGTGTGGAACCACGTGTTCCTGCTGGTGGACGTCATCTGCTGCTGCGCCGTCTTCTTCCCCATCATCTGGTCCATCCGGGGCCTGCGCGAGGCCTCCAAGACCGACGGCAAGGCGGCGCGCAACCTCCACAAGCTCACCCTCTTCAAGCGCTTCTACATCGTCGTCGTCGGCTACCTCTACTTCACCCGGATCATCGTCTCCGCCTTCCTCGCCGTGCTCAACTACAAGTACCAGTGGGGCGTCAACGTCGCCGTCGAGGCCGCCAGCTTCGCCTTCTATGTCTTCGTCTTCTACAACTTCCACCCGGTGGAGAAGAACCCGTACCTGTACGtcggcgacgacgaggaggagtctGCCGGTGGACAGCTCGAGATGGACGAGCGGGCTTTCTAA